The genomic DNA TCACTTCCGTCTCACAAGGGGAAACTGCTGCCTCTGGGGCTCCATCCTTGGCCTCAGCACAGAGTGGGGTGGAATCACCAGAGGATCCAGTCCTGCCGTCAGAGTGGCAGGATACCCCCGGGGCTCTGGCCTCTGAACTCACTCAGCTGACAAGGGAGCTATTGTTAGGCCCGAACGAGCAGTCAGGGCCGCCCTCGGACCAGACCTCCGAGGGACTCTCTGCAGACATGACCCCACCGTCTAGGGTATCTACGGAGGCAGCCTTGCCCGACACGGAGCCGCCAGACCTGGAACCTGGGCCTGAGCCGACCAAAGGGCCGCCACCACCTACTCCGTGTGCGCCGCCGCAGAAGCCCTGCATGCTGCCGGTGCGCTGCGTCCCGGGCCCCGCCGCGCTCCGGATCCGGGCGGAGGAGCAGGGCTTGCGTCGGCAGCTGTCGGAAGAGCCCAGCCCTCGGAGCTCCCCGCTGCTGCTGCGGCGGCTCTCGGTAGAGGAGTCCGGCCTGGGCCTCAGCCCGGGTCCCGGCCGCTCCCCGCACCTGAGGCGTCTTTCGCGCGCTGGCCCGCGCCTGCTGAGCCCCGACACCGAGGAGGTACCCGCCGCACTGCCGCCGTCCGCCGTGCCCCTGGAGCCGGCCGAACACGAGTGGCTCGTGCGGGCGGCCGGGGGCCGCTGGACCCACCAGCTGCACGGACTGCTGCTGCGTGACCTCGGCCTGGCGGCCAAGCGCGACTTCATGTCTGGTTTCACCGCCCTGCATTGGGCAGCCAAGAGCGGCGACCTTGAGATGGTGCAGCAGCTGGTGGAGGTCGCGCGGCGTGGGGGCGCGCGGGTCGACGTGAACGCGCGCTCATACGGCGGTTACACGCCGCTACACCTGGCCGCCCTGCACGGCCACGAGGATGCCGCGGTGCTGCTAGTTGTCCGCTTGGGTGCGCAGGTTCACGTGCGTGACCACAGCGGGCGGCGAGCTTACCAGTATCTGCCGCCCGGCGCCTCTTACGCGCTTCGCCGCCTACTTGGCGACCCCGGCCTGCGAGGCTCTACCGAGCTCGATGCAACAGGTGGTGGTAGTGGCAGTCTTGCGGCCCGGCGCCCGGTGCAGGTGGCCGCCACCATCCTCAGTTCCACCACCAGCGCATTTCTGGGCGTCCTGGCCGACGACCTGATGCTCCAGGATCTGGCTCGAGGCATGAGGAAGTCGGGCTCCTTCAGCAAATTCTTGGGTGCCTCGCCAATGGCTCCTCGTAAAAAGACGAAGATCCGCAGTACTCTGCCAGTCTTTTCTGAAATCTCCCGTCGACCCAATCCGGGGCCCTTGGCTGGTCTAGTGCCCAGCCTACCACCTGCAACCTGACGGTTCCCGAGGCCGGGCCTGCCTCACAGTCTAAGCCTGCCCGAGATGGCTGTCCAACATCTTCGGCTCCATCTTGTTTCCAGCTTTGTCCACTGTAGCCTGTTCTACGCATGTGGGCCTATGCCTTCAGCTTCTGTATGAAGCTTGACCTTTCTCAGTGATGGGATTCAAGATCTCAGTGAGAGCCTCCTTTGAAGAATTCCAGAAGTCAGGCTTGAACTTTGGAAATTCGAAATTTAAGATCAAAGTTAAGGGGCAGCAGCTGGTCTGGCCCCTGAATGAGTTAACCCAATGCTTCTGCATCTATACACTCCCAAGCCAGAATTAGAGCTTTGTGTGATGATGGATGTTTGTCAGCATTAAGATATGTAGTGCTTTTGTAATCCGATGCTTTTAtcctgtttttaaattgaaatgaggTAAAACAATTTTCATAAAGTAAccttttgaaattatatttttccaaaatgttcacttttcaatcttttgctaaatattttggaattctatttaacagggaaaaaaaagatgatcaaGATCTAAAGGAAATTAGTCCCAACCAACAAAACCCTTGAATGGTTATCTACCTCATTTTAGGCAATCAAGATTCTAGAGTCTTGAACACAGTCTTGaaaacattgtgaatgtaattaatttCAGTTGTACTGTGAATGCTAAATATTAGAAAACAAGTATATCTTGGGAGTAAAAGTGATTTAACAataagagaaaagagacattttgtcaaatatatttaatttgtgGTTGTCTTTATGGTGAAATATAAACATATGTCTTTGGCACTGGTGCCTGGGTATTTTAATTTGgcatgaatatttaatttttagagaatGATATATTTAGGAATTGCACCATTGTGCCATGTTTCTGAATCTGTGACTTTCAAATCCAGCTGAGCCTTTCAGTGCATTAGGTgaacattcaaagaaaaaaaaaatgtttctgcatTACACCAGGAAAATAACTGGTTAAATAGTAATAGATATAATTAAGGAGCAACTATTTTATATGAAGGTTCTGTACAAACAAAAAGTACATGATATCCGTTTTAAAATGCCATCTGAAAGCAAACAACTTATAGCaaaattagaaatgcagaatctctgcTCAGTTACCTTAGAGAGGCGTGGCTTAACTTCTCTGTATCTTTGCTCCTATTTGTAATTGAGAAAGTTTTAGGTATTGCCAAGATTTCTCAGGTTCAACACAGTGTAATTATAATGGCTCTTCATCTATTTTAAAGATGTGgtatctaaaaacaaacaaacaaacacacacacacacacccaagaaAGGGAGGgtaggtgtagctcagtggtggagcacatgcttagcatgcaggaggtcctggttcaatccctagtacctccattaaaaacaaaacaactccttTAAGGGAGGCATCAGacgttttatttcctttgaattgCCGAGGCTAGGAACTCTCTTAACCTTTAACACAGATTACTGGACTTCTCTTAACTAATCAAAATAAGATGACATAATATGGTAATAAGAAGAAGGAATCTGACTTCGGGCAGAAAGGAAGCAACTACTCtgttttatttaaaacagaagGTGTAGTGGTCCCTCAAACATGGCTTGATCAGGGTCAGTTGTGAATGAGGTGATGTGTTTCCACTTCTCCATCCCTCTCTCTATTCTAGGCTCTCCCTCAGCCTGCTTCAGTCTACCACTAACTCTTCAAACTCTTAGGTTGTCACCTCCTTTTGTGTGAGAGAAAAAAGACTTGATGGATAAAAACATAAACTTACTTTGTTGACTACTGAATTCATCATTCTGTgaaaacctttcactttgtgaaTGTGTGAATAAaatctgttattaaaaaaaaagacaaaacaaaacaaaacaacaacaaaaccaacaaaaaaccacacacacataaagaTGTGGAATCTATTTGCTCAACCAATCTATTTTATATCATATTGTGATAATACTCTGCTTTTGCAAGTTGTGTTTGCATGTCATTAGTTATACCAAATCATTTTTGTGGCACAATACAGTGGGCCTCCTCTCCCATATATATATCAGTAAGGCCTCTGAAATTATTTAAGGCAGTCCTTCATGGAATGTTTTGATTTAAGCAATGAAATAAACAGTCTCCCACTTTGTTCCTGCTTCTGTGATGTACTTTCCTTAAATATTATACAGCACTCGCTaccctatttttcttttctttcttttctcctcatccttctTCTGCCTCTTTCAAGCATTCCATTATTGAAAGAATTTGGATTtctctgcaaaataaataagtcaaccAAACATGGATATGGTAGCCAAAAACTGTAGGCCCTGATCTGACCTTTCTCACCTTTCTTCCTTGGAAGTCTAGCTAAGctgcataaattatttttaaatgcaaattaaatcttctgcctctgcaaaaaaaaaaaaaaaaaaatgatgggagGCAATAATTAAAGCAATCTGAGTAACTGAAGGTCGAAGTAGAGGACAGAATAAAACATTAGAACTTTTTTCATGGTAGAAGAAAGTCTTGACAGAGAGGTAACAAAGGTCACAAACACGGGTATGACTAGCTTTgagaaagacaaaatataaaCCAGCAGAGTAGTAAGAACAATAACTAATGTTTATGGCACACCTAAATCAGAGGAGGGTTCTTGAGCCACCAGAAGAACCTCTGTGTTTCAGAAGGGTGTGCTGCAAGCCttccaagtgaaataaaaacactgGCAAGAGTTTAGGAACAATAAGCCTAAAACTCAGGTGTTAGAAACCACTGCTTTTTCCCTGCAGGCTGAGACTTTCTGAAACTGTAAGGTAAGTCAGTAGAAAATTAGTTTGATATGCATATGAAAAGTTTTCGAGAACAATATATGCCTGGCAGGAGGTATGCCTGTGGAAGGGTATTTCCagcaactaaaagaaaaaaaaaaaaagttgttcttGGGGTAAGGCAATTTAGATGGTTAGAATTATCACAGGGAAAAGAATCACTCCTCTTAATGGGGGAAAAGTTAATTGCTGGTGTAGATGTGTATGAGTCATCCATAGCAACTTTTTAATAACGTTTTACATTTCCTCTCAGGAGGTTGAAAGCTGTTCTTGAGCATGTATCACTTACCTAATGGAGACTAGGGTATATGGGAAATGTATATATGACCTGTGTGTACTAAGTGCCAGGCAGGGTTCTAAACACTTTGCAAGTATTAACCATCACCTTATAAGGTATGTACTGTTAGTTCTCTCACAGTTGGGGTGGCATCCTGGTGCTCTTTTCCATGACAACGTCCTGTTGCAGAAAAAAAAGGTGGTCTCATCTCAGCCCTTTATTCTCTTAGTGACCTTAGGGGAGTCACCCAGTTTTCCAAAGTCCATTTCCCTCCTCTGTGGGACCTAGGGCTGGCAGTACCTATCTCAcaggctgtggggagggaggagaacagGAAGTGAGAAGGCAGAGTTACTAGTGAGCTGCAACACCATCCTGAAACATTACCAGGAGTGCTGGGTTGGTCCCAAAGTGCTATCTGGCTGTATTCCAAAACCAAATAGCTCATATTTGTAGCTTTGCTTTACATGATCATTCTTTTACTATATTAATAGTTGCTTATATAAACAACATTGACTCTACTAGGAAAAATGTATTCCCACAAAAAGGAAAGTACCCCATATTCTGTGAGTGGTATCACTTTAATTAAAATATCACTATGCCTTTCCTAAAGCACAATCCTCACCCCCACCTTCCAGACCTAAACAGGCTTCATTCAGTCTTCTGGAATGAAAGCACCCCTCCACACGCAGTTATAAAACTAAGCCCACCCAGGACCCAcattctccctccttttttttttgccttttcttggaaGAAATTATTTGACGTCCAATAAGTAGACGCTGTGTTGCTCTTCAGATAGCTTTTTGCCTTGAACCTGCGGTTGGCGTTAACCTTCCAGATCTGCCACACCTCTGGACTTGAACCTGTGGAGCAGAGGTGGACTCAGGTATTACTGcggggaagaggaaagagagagagagaaagagaaacagagagagagctATAGAGAGAGCGAGCGAGAGAGCGAGCGCCAGACCTCCACcccagaggaggggaaaaaaagtcctcCCAGTGAGAAGTTGGTGCTGCTTTAAATTTCAAAGACAGCAGGTAAACTTTCATCTTAACTGTCAGTCTAAACTGTGGCCAGGCTGTGACCGTAGGGGGCCGTTGAGAGGACTGCTTTACAGCAGTtgcctcccttccctccaccccccacaTTCCCCTTTCACCTCTGCAGTCCCCAACCATATTTGACCTAAATGTCCTCGTAAGCTTCTGAATTACATGTGACTGAACAGCGCGGTGATCTGTTCCCGCGAGGATCCCTGAGGTTACGCCAGCTGCTCGCCGAGGTACGCCGTGTGCCGAGCAGGCTGTTCCAGCCAGATTGCGCGCCGGTTTGGGGCACTGCGGAACACTGCTTCCCTACTCGGTTTCCAATTTACAGTCTGAAGGTAAAAAGTACACTAATTAAATCCATATTAGGAGGAGCGGCGGAGGCGGGATGAGGCGAGCGGGGGAGGCGGCCGCGGGGCTGCCTGTTGCCCAGCAACAACCGCGCTCTCCAAAGTCGGGGTGGAGCTCCGCAGGCCGCCAGGCTGGTGGCGGAGCCAGCAGGCGGGGGCGCGGGCGGCTCGAGGAGGGGCAAGCAGAAACCCCAACagagaactcaaaaaaaaaaaaccccaaaaaccctCTTTTCCACCCTGGGAACTAAATAGGGCTCTTTTTGATACTGATACTCGAGATCAACACCCCCAGCTTCCCCGTCCCCACTCCGCATTAACAACAATTATCGAACGAAGGCCTAGCAAAGGAAAGTGAGCCAACCTTCCCTTAGCTGGTTGACCAGAATTTCTTTCCGACAGAAGCGAAAAGGATCAGCCCCATCCAGCCTTCAGGCTCAACAGGGGCACTGCTCAGGACAAGGCACAGTCCCTATGACTAGCTCAGAGGGCCTGGTAGCTGGGGAGGCTGCGGGTGGTAAAACGTAGGTAGTTTTCATCATAAGGGAAacagcgccctctgctggcagTGTCCGGGAGAGTGGAATTCACCGGGGTTCTAGTactgtcctctctccctcctcccacgcGAAAGTCTTAGTCTCTGGTGGCAATACCGAACACCTGTGGAGAGCGCATTCTTGCCCTATGAAGGAATAACGGGGTGTGGAAGGGAGATGAActggggcaggaaggagaaggaggcaaAATGGAAGGACGGGCGGAGTAGGTGTGGCCCAATTCTGTGAGCTCTCTCTATCTGGTAGAGACAAGCACAGAAGCCTCATATTTCCccatgggggaaaaaacagcaaaaaaccaAAATGCAGTTTAACCGGACAGTGGCAGACGCTGCTTCCCATGTCCATCCCGCTTTGGGAGTGCTTTGTCTGAAATACACAATTTCCACTGGCCTAATGGACGACATTAAATGTGTTTCTAAGAATATCACAATGGGAGAATGTAATGCGGACTGTACAGGgcaaaaggtagaaataagtaGATTCCATCTAGACGTCAGCTGGCCCGGTCGGCCGAGAACCTTGGAGCGGAGGCCCCGCCCACCGCGTTCAAAGCAGAGAAGCAAAGCATAATGTTAGAACCCACAACTGCCTCAGCAGGAGCCTCATATGTTTTTTATAAAAAGACACAATGTGAGCATTGTTCTGTGTTCAATAGCGCGACTGTTATAACTAATGCTTTTGGTATGAATACGACCATTTAAAATTCCCAACCAGTTGCACTTAGTGACAATATGCGTCAGAAAGCAAGCCCAGAAGCAGAGATTTCTCACTTTGGGGTCAGTTGGCTttagatacacatacacatgcctATTAATGTGCCCAGCTTCCAAAAATACACTGAACATTTGCATGAACAATGTTCTTGTCCCTGCCCTTGCAGCTACAAATAGTAAGGCAGATTTTCACATGTATATTTGAGAACCTAACATTGATTCTGTGTCCACAGGGCTGATACACAAATAGAGGGGAGTGTGTATCCTGTGTTTCATACCACTCTAGCCCTTAACTTTCCACTCCCAACCCCAGCCGACCCCCAAATCGGCATCTCTAGAACACAAGCAAAGCTGCCCCTGCAGGTCTGCAGCCTCCTTGCATAATAGGTCTCCAGGTCCCCCATGACTCAGCTTCTACCTTCCAACTGCCCTCCTCAACTCTGGTTGCTCCAGTGGGGTCTCCAAAGAAGAGATAAATTCAATTTTGATAACATAAttggaagaggaagaaagttCTTTCCGGGTCTTGGAATGAATGTTTTCATATGTCCAAGTTTACTCGACATTCATCAGGGGTTTTATGCAGCAAAGCGGCTGAACCCATTTGGGGAAATTCCATATCCCTTGAGTCTTGAAGGGAGGCAGTACCCGACTTCCACTACTGAGGATGGGGGCTTTGTCCCTGGCAAGGAGACCTGGACTGAGCCAATCAGGCCTAGGCTTTTGTAGTAATGATGCAGAACAATTAGAGATAACTGGTTAGCAGCATCCCCCCTGGTCCCTCCTGTTTTCAAGCCTGTTTCTCCTGTCTTCCTAGCCATCCCCATCTTCCAGCCACTCCCCAGACCTGAGTGATGTCCACCAACAAATCTCTCTTCTACTCTAGTCAGGCAGGGTTGGTGTCTGTAGTTCTCAAACCAGATCCCTTCTCCAAGCCATGCTTCAGGTGATATGCACACTTCtcacatcaatttttttttttaattgagggggGAAAATGGCCATTTTACATCATAAGTTGAAATTCTCCTCTAAtttgtctcctctccctccaccaaCCCTGACCCAGCCTCTTTCTCATAACAAAAAGGGGAAATACTGCAGTATTTTAAATCCGTAAGTTAATTACCAAATAATCCACAATACTTGGGTAAGGCCACATGGGAACACTTGTAAGACGCATCCTGGGAAGGCCAGACCTGGATCTTCCCCACTTCGAGAGAAAAGCACCGAATAAACCAGCACACCCTGAATCTCGTGGGTGAGAAGCAGGGGCAATGCTCCTCGTCCCCACAGCCTGTAACTAgatgaggagaggagggaagggcagtTTATTCGGAGGACAGGTCCCTGGGGGCCAGGCCGGCCTGGGAGGCGGGGGATGACCGCCAAGGTCTCCCCTGACGGCGTCCAGCTGGTCCTGAAGAAGGCGGACCCGCTCATCTAGGCTGCGCTGCTGGGCCAGGACGGCGGCCTTGCCGGCCAGCAGGGCACAGTAGGCGCGCAGCTCCTCGGCGGGCAGTGCGCGCACCAGCACCTCCCGCAGGGCCCGCTCGCGCCGCGCCACGTGCTGCTTCAGCTCCTTGGCGTCTTCCTGCTGCCGCTGCAGGAGCCCGAGGCGCTGCAGCAGAGAGGCCTGGAGCCGCAGGGGGAGGGCACAGTGAGCGGGGCGAGGGTGCCGCCGCCCCCGGGATGGCTAAGACCGAACCgcacgccccgccccgccccgctccgCTCTCCCCAAGCCTGAAGCCATTACCTGCTCATCAGGGTCGCCGTCTGCGCCCGCCCGGGCCAGGGCGCGGCGCACGCGGGCCAGGCGACtgcccagcagcagcaggaggccaAGCACTCGCTCTAGGTCGACCATGAACCGGCTGAAGCGCTCGAGCACGTGGGGTGCACAGGCCTGGCCCACCGCGGCCTCCAGAGCAGCCCCGCGCCTGGCCCAGGCTTGGGCCGCCTCCTGCAGTCGCTCCTGCTCCTCTTGAAGGTCCCGGAGCATCTTTTGGAGGAGGTCGGCCAGCTCCACCTGCCGGTAGGGCGTGGGTACTTAAGACTGGAGCCAGGCCCCTGACTTCTCAGCCCAGACTCTTGCCACACCCAGCCTCCTCCAACCCCTCCACACCCACTTTCTTGGCTTGGATGCTGTTATTTGGCTCAGGCAGACCCTGGCCACATGGCTGGTCTGGCACAGCGTGGGTGTTAAGGTTTCCAGGCTTTGTCTCCTCCTGAGAAGTTGGCAGGCCCTGGGTGGAGTTAAGTAGATAGGACCTGGGGACAAAACCAGAGCTCCTGGATTGTACTGCCCCAGATTGCAGGGGCTTAGAATCCCCTGATTCCCTGGTGCCCCTCACTCACCCTGGCTTAGAAGTACCAGAAGCCTCCTCTCCATCTTCTCCACAGGCTGGCCTCATTGCAGCCCAGACCTCAGCTAAAGGAATCAGCCCATCCAGCAGGCCCAGGGATGGCTCTGGGCTGGGATAGGAGGTTAGAGTGTCGCTCAGAGAGGGATCCAATCTAGCCAGCTCCTGAACCAGCTCCTCGAGGCGTGGACCGGGCCATGTTGGCCTGGAATAAGGCTGGCCAGTGGCCCAAGCCAGGGCAGTGTGGTCAGGAGGCCCTGGGGTGTCATTGCCTGAAGGTCCCAGGGTATCAACTGGGAGAGGTTTGAAGGGGTCAGTCTCTGCAGCTGTTGGGGAGTCAGTGGTCAGCAGTTCAGTAGGGTCAATGGTTGGGATGTCACCATTTGCAGTGTTAGGGGGGCTACAGCATGTAGGCCTGGAGACACCCACAGAACCATTTACCCCCTGCCAGCAGTCATCTGTCCCTGCAGTCTCTGGGCActcatggaggggctgctgtgGAGGGATTATAGTCTGGTCAGCCCGTTGGCCCAAGCCAGCCCCGTACTTCTGGTTAGAGGCATGGACACTGGAAGCGAAAGAGACACTGAATCAGAAAAAGCTCTGGCCAAAGATAACTGGCCAAGGGCCACCTGTCCCCACCCTTACCCCCTGGCTCCCAGGCTCCAGCTAGGAGAGTTCTCTGCTC from Camelus bactrianus isolate YW-2024 breed Bactrian camel chromosome 3, ASM4877302v1, whole genome shotgun sequence includes the following:
- the SOWAHA gene encoding ankyrin repeat domain-containing protein SOWAHA; the protein is MALAAAAAAAAAGVSQAAVLGFLQEHGGKVRNSELLSRFKPLLDAGDPRGRAARRDRFKQFVNDVAVVKELDGVKFVVLRKKPRPQDGPEHLPSCFPSIPGAPAPPSKITSVSQGETAASGAPSLASAQSGVESPEDPVLPSEWQDTPGALASELTQLTRELLLGPNEQSGPPSDQTSEGLSADMTPPSRVSTEAALPDTEPPDLEPGPEPTKGPPPPTPCAPPQKPCMLPVRCVPGPAALRIRAEEQGLRRQLSEEPSPRSSPLLLRRLSVEESGLGLSPGPGRSPHLRRLSRAGPRLLSPDTEEVPAALPPSAVPLEPAEHEWLVRAAGGRWTHQLHGLLLRDLGLAAKRDFMSGFTALHWAAKSGDLEMVQQLVEVARRGGARVDVNARSYGGYTPLHLAALHGHEDAAVLLVVRLGAQVHVRDHSGRRAYQYLPPGASYALRRLLGDPGLRGSTELDATGGGSGSLAARRPVQVAATILSSTTSAFLGVLADDLMLQDLARGMRKSGSFSKFLGASPMAPRKKTKIRSTLPVFSEISRRPNPGPLAGLVPSLPPAT
- the SHROOM1 gene encoding protein Shroom1 isoform X1, which produces MEALGPGGDRASPASSTRSLDLRRLSARADSAYSSFSAASGGAEPRTPSPGSHQLPYLDWDYVRVVWGGPRTSPQPPPATAARSGPRPPEVQGTPGPLSRQATPLLYALAAEAEAAARAAEPPSPPASRAAYRQRLQGAQRRVLRETSFQRKELRMSLPARLRPAAPVRPPAAQTRSASLSHPGGEVEPARPGASVPGTVGQGRLASQQRKWCFSEPGKLDRVGRGGGLAEQCSGEVCSSSGLARPELQEWQQRTLAEFEGHQIRWLPVTQPRGIKDLKPWSLKFDNAYRLARRGRSASGEVLTPWGSPGGVKSTAQAVPQGAETPRPSFQTRLPRTRIFLPGHCGQCGVPASRFPTLKEAAVVCPAEGLQSSPSDCEQRASGIYIVSARLPSLPDDEVFLEEAPMVRMRSPPDSHGPPGLPTSVHASNQKYGAGLGQRADQTIIPPQQPLHECPETAGTDDCWQGVNGSVGVSRPTCCSPPNTANGDIPTIDPTELLTTDSPTAAETDPFKPLPVDTLGPSGNDTPGPPDHTALAWATGQPYSRPTWPGPRLEELVQELARLDPSLSDTLTSYPSPEPSLGLLDGLIPLAEVWAAMRPACGEDGEEASGTSKPGSYLLNSTQGLPTSQEETKPGNLNTHAVPDQPCGQGLPEPNNSIQAKKVELADLLQKMLRDLQEEQERLQEAAQAWARRGAALEAAVGQACAPHVLERFSRFMVDLERVLGLLLLLGSRLARVRRALARAGADGDPDEQASLLQRLGLLQRQQEDAKELKQHVARRERALREVLVRALPAEELRAYCALLAGKAAVLAQQRSLDERVRLLQDQLDAVRGDLGGHPPPPRPAWPPGTCPPNKLPFPPLLI
- the SHROOM1 gene encoding protein Shroom1 isoform X3, which encodes MEALGPGGDRASPASSTRSLDLRRLSARADSAYSSFSAASGGAEPRTPSPGSHQLPYLDWDYVRVVWGGPRTSPQPPPATAARSGPRPPEVQGTPGPLSRQATPLLYALAAEAEAAARAAEPPSPPASRAAYRQRLQGAQRRVLRETSFQRKELRMSLPARLRPAAPVRPPAAQTRSASLSHPGGEVEPARPGASVPGTVGQGRLASQQRKWCFSEPGKLDRVGRGGGLAEQCSGEVCSSSGLARPELQEWQQRTLAEFEGHQIRWLPVTQPRGIKDLKPWSLKFDNAYRLARRGRSASGEVLTPWGSPGGVKSTAQAVPQGAETPRPSFQTRLPSVHASNQKYGAGLGQRADQTIIPPQQPLHECPETAGTDDCWQGVNGSVGVSRPTCCSPPNTANGDIPTIDPTELLTTDSPTAAETDPFKPLPVDTLGPSGNDTPGPPDHTALAWATGQPYSRPTWPGPRLEELVQELARLDPSLSDTLTSYPSPEPSLGLLDGLIPLAEVWAAMRPACGEDGEEASGTSKPGSYLLNSTQGLPTSQEETKPGNLNTHAVPDQPCGQGLPEPNNSIQAKKVELADLLQKMLRDLQEEQERLQEAAQAWARRGAALEAAVGQACAPHVLERFSRFMVDLERVLGLLLLLGSRLARVRRALARAGADGDPDEQASLLQRLGLLQRQQEDAKELKQHVARRERALREVLVRALPAEELRAYCALLAGKAAVLAQQRSLDERVRLLQDQLDAVRGDLGGHPPPPRPAWPPGTCPPNKLPFPPLLI
- the SHROOM1 gene encoding protein Shroom1 isoform X2: MEALGPGGDRASPASSTRSLDLRRLSARADSAYSSFSAASGGAEPRTPSPGSHQLPYLDWDYVRVVWGGPRTSPQPPPATAARSGPRPPEVQGTPGPLSRQATPLLYALAAEAEAAARAAEPPSPPASRAAYRQRLQGAQRRVLRETSFQRKELRMSLPARLRPAAPVRPPAAQTRSASLSHPGGEVEPARPGASVPGTVGQGRLASQQRKWCFSEPGKLDRVGRGGGLAEQCSGEVCSSSGLARPELQEWQQRTLAEFEGHQIRWLPVTQPRGIKDLKPWSLKFDNAYRLARRGRSASGEVLTPWGSPGGVKSTAQAVPQGAETPRPSFQTRLPRFPTLKEAAVVCPAEGLQSSPSDCEQRASGIYIVSARLPSLPDDEVFLEEAPMVRMRSPPDSHGPPGLPTSVHASNQKYGAGLGQRADQTIIPPQQPLHECPETAGTDDCWQGVNGSVGVSRPTCCSPPNTANGDIPTIDPTELLTTDSPTAAETDPFKPLPVDTLGPSGNDTPGPPDHTALAWATGQPYSRPTWPGPRLEELVQELARLDPSLSDTLTSYPSPEPSLGLLDGLIPLAEVWAAMRPACGEDGEEASGTSKPGSYLLNSTQGLPTSQEETKPGNLNTHAVPDQPCGQGLPEPNNSIQAKKVELADLLQKMLRDLQEEQERLQEAAQAWARRGAALEAAVGQACAPHVLERFSRFMVDLERVLGLLLLLGSRLARVRRALARAGADGDPDEQASLLQRLGLLQRQQEDAKELKQHVARRERALREVLVRALPAEELRAYCALLAGKAAVLAQQRSLDERVRLLQDQLDAVRGDLGGHPPPPRPAWPPGTCPPNKLPFPPLLI